Proteins encoded in a region of the Elaeis guineensis isolate ETL-2024a chromosome 7, EG11, whole genome shotgun sequence genome:
- the LOC105049176 gene encoding WAT1-related protein At4g08290 isoform X2, whose protein sequence is MSMGELGSAVEATAPYVVMTLRQLALAVLLVILQSVLDPSLGVSAVVIVVYEQLVSILILCSLALLFDRGRRPKPSFQILSWAFFIGFLQIPVGELMFTASLRYITATFQSVAMNLIPAVVFVLAVACRQERFSGSARSLAKLCGVLVSTAGAILVVFSLSSSQNDDPSAGSGDGRFIGSLMVGLAILGVATANLFVGTVVTGLSYLALNWCIHKKGPVFATAFSPLLVIFSFLIQTLVLGVAAKHESIIGAVLVVGGLYLLLWAKSKDYQIQKMDVGGQTHLIEDSIAEPMLLNKA, encoded by the exons ATGTCCATGGGTGAGCTCGGATCCGCCGTGGAGGCCACCGCGCCCTACGTGGTGATGACCTTGAGGCAGCTTGCTCTAGCCGTGCTCTTGGTCATCCTCCAGTCCGTCCTCGACCCCTCCCTCGGCGTCAGTGCCGTCGTCATTGTCGTCTACGAGCAGCTCGTCTCCATCCTCATCCTCTGCTCTCTCGCCCTCCTCTTCGACCG AGGCAGACGCCCCAAGCCCTCCTTTCAAATCCTCTCCTGGGCCTTCTTCATCGGCTTCTTACA GATCCCGGTGGGGGAGCTGATGTTCACGGCGAGCCTCCGTTATATAACGGCGACGTTCCAGAGCGTGGCGATGAACCTGATCCCGGCGGTGGTCTTCGTCCTGGCGGTGGCGTGTCGGCAGGAACGCTTCTCCGGCAGCGCGCGCAGCCTGGCCAAGCTCTGTGGGGTCCTCGTCTCCACCGCGGGCGCCATCCTGGTTGTCTTCTCGCTCTCGTCCAGCCAGAATGACGACCCCTCGGCCGGCAGCGGCGATGGCCGGTTCATCGGCTCGCTGATGGTGGGACTCGCAATTCTCGGCGTCGCGACCGCGAATCTTTTCGTG GGAACGGTGGTAACAGGACTATCATACTTGGCTTTGAATTGGTGCATTCACAAGAAAGGCCCTGTTTTTGCGACAGCTTTCTCTCCTCTGCTCGTCATCTTCTCATTTCTTATTCAGACACTTGTCCTGGGAGTTGCAGCCAAGCATGAAAG CATTATTGGAGCAGTATTGGTTGTTGGTGGTCTCTATCTTCTCCTGTGGGCAAAATCTAAAGATTATCAAATCCAAAAGATGGATGTGGGAGGCCAGACTCATCTAATTGAAGATTCAATTGCAGAACCGATGCTGCTGAACAAAGCTTGA
- the LOC105049176 gene encoding WAT1-related protein At4g08290 isoform X1 — translation MSMGELGSAVEATAPYVVMTLRQLALAVLLVILQSVLDPSLGVSAVVIVVYEQLVSILILCSLALLFDRGRRPKPSFQILSWAFFIGFLQIPVGELMFTASLRYITATFQSVAMNLIPAVVFVLAVACRQERFSGSARSLAKLCGVLVSTAGAILVVFSLSSSQNDDPSAGSGDGRFIGSLMVGLAILGVATANLFVERVAAKYPADLTLAAMMNLFGTFQTLMVAAVVERNPSSWRIKWDGSLQLLAILYGGTVVTGLSYLALNWCIHKKGPVFATAFSPLLVIFSFLIQTLVLGVAAKHESIIGAVLVVGGLYLLLWAKSKDYQIQKMDVGGQTHLIEDSIAEPMLLNKA, via the exons ATGTCCATGGGTGAGCTCGGATCCGCCGTGGAGGCCACCGCGCCCTACGTGGTGATGACCTTGAGGCAGCTTGCTCTAGCCGTGCTCTTGGTCATCCTCCAGTCCGTCCTCGACCCCTCCCTCGGCGTCAGTGCCGTCGTCATTGTCGTCTACGAGCAGCTCGTCTCCATCCTCATCCTCTGCTCTCTCGCCCTCCTCTTCGACCG AGGCAGACGCCCCAAGCCCTCCTTTCAAATCCTCTCCTGGGCCTTCTTCATCGGCTTCTTACA GATCCCGGTGGGGGAGCTGATGTTCACGGCGAGCCTCCGTTATATAACGGCGACGTTCCAGAGCGTGGCGATGAACCTGATCCCGGCGGTGGTCTTCGTCCTGGCGGTGGCGTGTCGGCAGGAACGCTTCTCCGGCAGCGCGCGCAGCCTGGCCAAGCTCTGTGGGGTCCTCGTCTCCACCGCGGGCGCCATCCTGGTTGTCTTCTCGCTCTCGTCCAGCCAGAATGACGACCCCTCGGCCGGCAGCGGCGATGGCCGGTTCATCGGCTCGCTGATGGTGGGACTCGCAATTCTCGGCGTCGCGACCGCGAATCTTTTCGTG GAAAGGGTGGCGGCGAAGTATCCAGCAGATCTTACATTGGCAGCTATGATGAACCTCTTCGGGACCTTCCAGACACTGATGGTGGCAGCTGTCGTGGAGAGAAACCCTTCATCATGGAGGATTAAGTGGGATGGAAGCCTGCAGCTCCTTGCAATCCTTTATGGG GGAACGGTGGTAACAGGACTATCATACTTGGCTTTGAATTGGTGCATTCACAAGAAAGGCCCTGTTTTTGCGACAGCTTTCTCTCCTCTGCTCGTCATCTTCTCATTTCTTATTCAGACACTTGTCCTGGGAGTTGCAGCCAAGCATGAAAG CATTATTGGAGCAGTATTGGTTGTTGGTGGTCTCTATCTTCTCCTGTGGGCAAAATCTAAAGATTATCAAATCCAAAAGATGGATGTGGGAGGCCAGACTCATCTAATTGAAGATTCAATTGCAGAACCGATGCTGCTGAACAAAGCTTGA